One region of Dehalococcoidia bacterium genomic DNA includes:
- a CDS encoding cob(I)yrinic acid a,c-diamide adenosyltransferase, producing MLSDGMHPLGKGYVQVYTGNCKGKTTAALGLAFRAMGHGLKTYIGQFMKGQQDGELEAARLVKPYITIEQYGKKGFMHVKDPPDAEDVRMAREGLAKAWLAMTKGGYDIVVLDEIITAHHFHLVSLDEMLNVIRDKPDNIEVVLTGRYAPQELIDAADLVTEMLEIKHYYQQGVGARDGIEC from the coding sequence ATGTTGTCTGATGGAATGCATCCCCTGGGTAAAGGATATGTCCAGGTTTATACCGGAAACTGCAAAGGCAAAACCACTGCTGCCTTAGGGCTGGCTTTCAGGGCCATGGGACATGGTTTAAAAACATATATCGGCCAGTTCATGAAAGGCCAGCAGGATGGTGAACTTGAGGCAGCCAGACTGGTGAAACCGTACATCACCATTGAGCAATACGGCAAAAAAGGATTTATGCACGTCAAGGATCCTCCGGATGCAGAGGATGTCCGCATGGCCCGGGAAGGGCTGGCAAAAGCATGGCTGGCTATGACGAAGGGTGGCTACGATATAGTGGTTCTCGACGAGATAATCACAGCACACCATTTTCATCTTGTTTCGCTCGATGAAATGCTGAATGTTATCAGAGACAAACCGGACAATATTGAGGTAGTATTGACCGGCAGGTACGCGCCTCAAGAACTCATAGATGCTGCTGATCTCGTGACAGAAATGCTGGAGATCAAGCATTATTACCAGCAAGGCGTCGGCGCCCGCGACGGTATCGAGTGCTGA
- a CDS encoding EFR1 family ferrodoxin (N-terminal region resembles flavodoxins. C-terminal ferrodoxin region binds two 4Fe-4S clusters.): protein MRPKQKAIIEAKNKAGEMTDSTMTDKKPRGLILYYSGSGNTRLACRYIAANIDSIDFELFNMVGGRIPDLRDCAILGFAVFTDFLAPPQLVKTYLEKFPVQQDMPAFVFNTYGFINGKTLKVLADWVGARGFKVVAGHSLHTPESYPPMVAGGHGNEQAPNERELKAFKTFVDDLGAVCKRISLKQEVSQGKIPVGWLYSVLPTFSRTRSRDDMGIKYVDAELCKECHTCEKLCPYKAIILDPKPVFDMGKCYGCWSCFNHCPNRAIYTKRYRGRGHYPKPIDQLKEKLAL from the coding sequence TTGCGTCCGAAACAAAAAGCTATAATTGAGGCTAAAAACAAGGCAGGAGAGATGACTGACAGCACCATGACGGACAAGAAACCGAGAGGCCTGATCTTATACTATTCCGGATCGGGCAATACCAGGCTGGCCTGCCGCTATATAGCCGCGAACATAGACAGCATTGACTTCGAGCTGTTCAACATGGTGGGAGGCCGCATACCGGACCTGCGGGACTGCGCGATATTGGGATTCGCAGTCTTCACCGATTTCCTGGCGCCGCCCCAGCTGGTAAAGACGTACCTGGAGAAGTTTCCGGTGCAGCAGGACATGCCTGCCTTCGTGTTCAACACATACGGCTTCATCAACGGCAAGACGCTTAAGGTGCTGGCGGACTGGGTGGGCGCAAGGGGCTTCAAGGTAGTGGCGGGGCATTCACTGCATACTCCTGAAAGCTACCCGCCCATGGTGGCGGGGGGCCACGGCAACGAGCAGGCGCCCAACGAAAGGGAGCTGAAAGCATTTAAAACATTTGTCGACGATTTGGGGGCAGTCTGCAAACGGATCAGCCTCAAGCAGGAAGTGAGCCAAGGCAAAATACCGGTAGGCTGGCTGTACAGCGTCCTGCCTACTTTCTCCCGCACAAGGTCCAGGGACGACATGGGCATCAAATATGTGGACGCCGAGCTGTGCAAGGAATGCCATACCTGTGAGAAGCTGTGCCCGTATAAGGCTATAATACTTGATCCCAAGCCCGTCTTCGATATGGGGAAATGCTACGGATGCTGGAGCTGTTTCAACCACTGCCCCAACAGGGCTATTTATACGAAGAGGTACCGTGGCCGCGGCCACTATCCCAAGCCCATCGATCAGCTTAAAGAAAAGCTCGCCCTATAG
- a CDS encoding thiolase family protein encodes MKGVYIIGVGMIRFGKYPDQSVRTMAEQATLLTLQDAALVKEDLQAVFFSNSFWGMFANQHSIRGQVVMRGMGIDKIPVTNVENACAGGSTALHLAATGIYAGMYDVALALGSEKISNPDKALSLSAYASCMDVENFEKHINMITGLNDVIKVEMPEDQSAPGEGRSIFMDAYAMGARWHMNKFGSTQRQLAVICSKNHLHGSLNPLAQYQQKMTVDEVLADKVVAYPLTRAMCSPVGDGAAAAVVCSERYLKKLADARPVRILASVLGQGSDRSMDGEDIGERLSDQAYDIAGVGPADISLAELHDATAWGELHQAEAMGFCPMGEGGPFAESGATVLGGSKPINTSGGLECRGHPIGASGLAQIHELVLQLRGHAGLRQVENARIGLAENGGGNIGVEEAAMCVHILEKTG; translated from the coding sequence ATGAAAGGTGTTTATATTATCGGCGTCGGCATGATACGTTTCGGCAAATATCCCGACCAGAGCGTGCGCACCATGGCAGAGCAGGCCACTCTCCTGACTCTTCAGGACGCGGCCCTGGTCAAGGAAGACCTGCAGGCTGTTTTCTTCTCCAATTCCTTCTGGGGGATGTTCGCCAACCAGCATTCCATACGCGGCCAGGTCGTCATGCGCGGCATGGGCATCGATAAGATACCGGTGACGAACGTGGAAAACGCATGTGCGGGAGGGTCAACGGCACTGCACCTGGCCGCTACCGGCATCTATGCCGGAATGTACGACGTGGCGCTGGCGCTGGGGTCAGAAAAGATCAGCAATCCCGATAAGGCCCTGTCGCTCTCCGCTTACGCATCTTGCATGGACGTGGAGAACTTCGAGAAACATATCAACATGATCACCGGCCTGAACGATGTGATAAAGGTAGAGATGCCCGAAGATCAATCCGCCCCCGGCGAGGGCAGGAGCATCTTCATGGACGCCTACGCCATGGGCGCCAGGTGGCATATGAACAAGTTCGGCTCGACGCAACGCCAGCTCGCCGTCATCTGTTCCAAGAACCATCTGCACGGCTCCCTCAACCCGCTGGCGCAGTATCAGCAGAAGATGACGGTGGATGAAGTGCTGGCCGACAAGGTCGTGGCCTATCCTTTGACCAGGGCCATGTGCTCGCCGGTGGGAGACGGCGCAGCCGCTGCTGTAGTATGCTCTGAGAGATACCTCAAGAAGCTGGCGGATGCGCGTCCGGTCAGGATACTCGCCTCAGTGCTCGGCCAGGGAAGCGACAGGTCCATGGACGGGGAGGACATCGGCGAGCGGCTCTCCGATCAAGCTTACGATATAGCGGGCGTGGGTCCGGCCGATATCAGCCTGGCGGAGCTTCACGACGCCACAGCCTGGGGAGAGCTGCACCAGGCGGAGGCCATGGGCTTCTGTCCCATGGGTGAGGGCGGTCCCTTTGCAGAATCCGGGGCGACCGTATTGGGCGGCAGCAAGCCCATCAACACCAGTGGCGGGCTGGAATGCCGCGGCCACCCCATAGGAGCGTCGGGACTGGCCCAGATACATGAACTGGTGCTGCAGCTGCGCGGACATGCGGGACTGCGGCAGGTTGAAAATGCGCGCATCGGGCTGGCCGAAAACGGCGGCGGCAATATCGGTGTCGAGGAGGCTGCCATGTGCGTGCATATACTGGAGAAGACAGGCTGA
- a CDS encoding CoA-binding protein, whose amino-acid sequence MTPSSLDFLFRPRAIALAGVSADASKPGPAQWYLMSLIKFGYPGKIYPLHPAGGEIDGLKVYKNLAGIPGEVDYLVSAVSARHTPQLIRDCAAKGVKAAHLFTSGYSEIEDSAGRRLEEEVLQIASEGGVRLIGPNCMGIYCPSAGLTFAGEYADQAGFPTRSGTLGLISQSGGNCIYCIREASERGLFFSKAISYGNAADLNECDFLEYLAEDPETAIIAMYIEGIKDGQRFKQALRRAVKSKPVIIYKAGNTETGARACASHTSAIAGSSAVWQALFNQLGVIQVAGMSELVDISVTLAFMKTPAGRNAVVAGSGGGVGVQAADDITAAGLHLPFLHVDLRRTLHGIYGTEAGSMFRNPLDIPPLGCVDHHVRAIQAVADSKDVDIIIMQFPLDLWALSRRSVLMGRFIEVVTALKESISKPLAVVLHNSITVQARRLEEDVRARFAALEMPVYPSISSAAHAIDRYIRYNRRHCR is encoded by the coding sequence ATGACGCCCTCATCACTGGACTTCCTTTTCAGGCCGCGGGCCATCGCGCTGGCCGGCGTATCGGCGGATGCCTCTAAACCCGGGCCGGCGCAGTGGTATCTGATGAGCCTGATAAAGTTCGGATACCCCGGAAAGATCTACCCGCTCCACCCCGCGGGCGGTGAGATAGACGGGCTGAAGGTTTACAAAAATTTAGCAGGGATACCGGGCGAGGTCGACTATTTAGTGTCCGCCGTCTCCGCCCGTCATACTCCCCAGCTGATACGCGACTGCGCCGCCAAGGGAGTTAAAGCGGCACACCTTTTCACATCGGGTTACAGCGAGATCGAGGACTCTGCCGGCAGACGTTTGGAGGAGGAGGTTCTGCAGATAGCCAGTGAGGGCGGTGTAAGGCTGATCGGCCCCAACTGCATGGGCATATATTGTCCCTCAGCCGGGCTGACTTTTGCCGGTGAGTATGCCGACCAGGCCGGATTTCCTACGCGCTCGGGAACGCTCGGCCTAATCTCACAGAGTGGTGGCAACTGCATCTATTGCATACGAGAGGCCTCGGAACGGGGACTGTTTTTCAGTAAGGCCATAAGCTACGGCAACGCCGCCGATTTAAACGAGTGCGACTTTCTCGAATATCTGGCGGAAGATCCGGAGACCGCAATAATCGCCATGTACATTGAAGGCATCAAGGACGGACAGCGTTTCAAACAGGCGCTGAGACGGGCAGTCAAGTCCAAGCCTGTTATCATCTACAAGGCTGGCAATACCGAGACAGGCGCCAGGGCCTGCGCCTCGCATACCAGCGCTATCGCCGGATCGTCCGCCGTCTGGCAGGCACTTTTCAACCAGCTTGGCGTAATTCAGGTTGCCGGGATGTCGGAATTAGTTGACATAAGTGTCACACTGGCGTTCATGAAGACTCCAGCCGGTAGAAACGCGGTCGTGGCCGGCTCGGGTGGGGGAGTGGGGGTCCAGGCCGCCGACGATATCACCGCAGCCGGACTGCACCTGCCGTTTCTGCATGTCGATTTAAGGCGAACGTTGCACGGCATCTACGGCACTGAGGCCGGCAGCATGTTCAGGAACCCGCTGGATATACCGCCCCTGGGATGCGTCGACCACCACGTCAGGGCCATTCAAGCCGTGGCGGATTCGAAGGATGTCGACATCATCATAATGCAGTTCCCGCTCGACTTGTGGGCCCTATCGCGCAGGTCGGTGCTGATGGGACGTTTTATCGAGGTGGTGACCGCGCTCAAGGAATCTATTTCCAAGCCTTTGGCCGTGGTGTTGCATAACTCGATCACCGTGCAGGCGCGGAGACTGGAAGAGGATGTACGGGCACGCTTCGCGGCGCTGGAAATGCCTGTATATCCTTCGATCTCAAGTGCCGCCCATGCCATCGACCGCTATATTAGATACAATAGAAGACACTGCCGATAA
- a CDS encoding gamma carbonic anhydrase family protein: MIYSFRDKKPLPGKDTYISDEATVIGDVKIGDNCFIGPGAIIRGDYGSIIIHSGTAVEDGVIIHAFPFSTCTIGQKVTIGHGAIIHCKSIGDYASIGMGAILSINSEIGENSIIAEATLIKAKQIVPANVLVGGNPARELRKITDQDREHWAMGKQIYIDLAKEYLLERENKR; the protein is encoded by the coding sequence TTGATATACTCCTTTAGAGATAAAAAACCCTTACCCGGCAAGGACACCTACATCAGCGATGAGGCTACCGTAATTGGCGATGTCAAGATAGGTGATAACTGCTTCATCGGTCCTGGCGCCATAATACGGGGAGATTACGGCAGCATAATAATACACTCGGGCACCGCTGTTGAGGATGGTGTGATAATACACGCCTTTCCGTTCAGTACCTGTACGATCGGGCAAAAGGTCACCATCGGGCATGGAGCAATCATACACTGCAAATCCATCGGCGACTACGCTTCAATCGGAATGGGGGCAATTCTGAGTATTAACTCTGAAATCGGCGAAAACTCCATTATCGCTGAAGCTACACTGATAAAAGCTAAGCAGATAGTACCGGCGAATGTTCTAGTAGGGGGCAATCCGGCCAGGGAATTGAGAAAGATAACTGACCAGGACAGGGAACACTGGGCCATGGGCAAGCAAATCTATATAGACCTGGCCAAAGAATACTTGCTGGAACGTGAGAATAAACGGTAG
- a CDS encoding sulfite exporter TauE/SafE family protein: MSIPFAWTDITILALILVLAHSVETYLGFGSTIIALSLGIFLFPIETLLPALVTIASLQSIWLIIRWHRHIRWKLILAGILPMAAIGLAAGILLRDHASETLLVTLLGLFIIVTSTLELIALFRSNAAPRAPLNRWIAAPVIFVGGLFQGLFASGGPPIVYYAGRAIDDPAQFRSTLSVLWLILNLALLISMWAGGQAGVLTLELAALVLPGFIAGVLVGSFIKMKSKAFKAATWAMLLIIGTVLLVRVFQQINATFL, translated from the coding sequence GTGTCTATACCCTTTGCCTGGACCGATATCACGATACTGGCGCTGATCCTGGTACTGGCCCACTCCGTGGAGACCTACCTGGGATTCGGCTCGACCATCATCGCCCTGTCGCTGGGAATTTTCCTCTTTCCGATTGAAACGCTGCTGCCGGCGCTTGTGACCATCGCCTCGCTGCAGAGCATCTGGCTGATCATACGCTGGCACAGGCACATACGCTGGAAATTGATACTGGCCGGCATACTTCCCATGGCAGCCATAGGCCTGGCCGCCGGCATACTGCTGAGGGACCATGCCAGCGAGACTCTGCTGGTCACGTTGCTGGGGCTGTTCATTATAGTCACGTCAACGCTCGAGCTTATCGCTCTGTTCCGCAGCAACGCCGCCCCGCGTGCCCCGCTCAATCGCTGGATTGCTGCGCCGGTCATTTTCGTGGGCGGGCTGTTTCAGGGCTTGTTCGCCTCAGGCGGGCCGCCCATCGTCTACTACGCCGGAAGGGCGATCGATGATCCGGCCCAGTTCCGCTCCACCCTGTCCGTGCTCTGGCTGATACTGAACCTGGCATTGCTTATCAGCATGTGGGCCGGCGGCCAGGCTGGCGTCCTCACGCTGGAGCTGGCTGCGCTGGTGCTGCCGGGATTCATCGCCGGAGTATTGGTCGGCAGCTTCATTAAAATGAAGTCGAAGGCCTTCAAGGCCGCCACCTGGGCCATGCTGCTGATAATCGGAACAGTACTGCTCGTGCGCGTCTTTCAACAGATTAACGCAACCTTCTTGTAA
- a CDS encoding DegV family protein translates to MVGVVTDSTSDIPVALAQDLGIEVIPIYILWQGQTYRDGIDMMPDEFFQRLVSTDVLPTTSQPTQPDFENTYMKLSKRCDGILSIHVSAKLSGTFNASLQAAKSVADHIPVTVIDSQLNSMGLGLAAIAAARIAAAGGTLKDVVDEARKAISDIKMLGIFDTLKYTIAGGRINKSVGKIASILNIKPLLTFRNGEVHLVGAVRLYRKGVERLANFVRENLPLSEVAIVHSASWAVAEQLKADLSSALPADKIIVNQLGASLGVHGGPGILLVAARKA, encoded by the coding sequence TTGGTAGGAGTTGTAACGGACAGCACATCCGATATACCGGTGGCGCTGGCACAGGATCTTGGAATCGAGGTGATACCTATTTATATCCTTTGGCAAGGACAGACCTACCGCGATGGAATTGACATGATGCCTGATGAGTTCTTCCAGCGGCTGGTCTCAACTGATGTCCTGCCTACTACTTCGCAGCCCACTCAACCTGACTTTGAGAATACATATATGAAGCTGTCAAAGCGCTGTGACGGCATATTATCCATACATGTATCAGCCAAGTTAAGCGGTACTTTTAACGCGTCGCTACAGGCCGCTAAATCGGTGGCGGACCATATACCGGTGACTGTAATCGATTCGCAACTCAATTCCATGGGATTGGGGCTGGCGGCAATAGCTGCAGCGCGTATTGCTGCAGCAGGAGGTACCCTGAAAGATGTTGTGGATGAGGCACGAAAAGCTATATCGGATATTAAGATGCTGGGTATCTTCGATACGCTTAAGTACACCATCGCCGGAGGACGCATCAACAAATCGGTCGGCAAAATAGCCAGTATATTGAATATTAAACCTTTATTGACCTTCCGCAATGGAGAGGTGCACCTGGTAGGCGCGGTCAGGCTGTACCGCAAAGGAGTGGAGAGGCTCGCGAACTTTGTCAGGGAGAACCTTCCCCTTTCCGAAGTTGCTATCGTACACAGCGCATCCTGGGCAGTAGCAGAACAACTGAAAGCGGATCTAAGCAGCGCGCTGCCGGCCGATAAAATCATCGTGAACCAGCTTGGAGCCTCGCTGGGAGTTCATGGTGGACCGGGTATTTTACTGGTGGCAGCACGCAAAGCTTAG
- a CDS encoding TetR/AcrR family transcriptional regulator gives MARKAVPGRQGEILAAARELFRQQGYARTSMSQIAARSGVAHGTVYLYYNSKLAVADALVEDYITGISDILQKSLSGSLGPQQIRTVVHQVLAHASRNADVVRLLDIRANLGMENTRPYADKKVQRILRSAIATGIKRGRIREYDTLAAAELVGGLIEWITRICFMWLKCPTARFEETAIQMLEHALIKR, from the coding sequence ATGGCCAGAAAAGCAGTGCCGGGCAGGCAGGGTGAAATACTCGCTGCCGCGCGTGAATTATTCCGCCAGCAGGGTTATGCTCGCACGAGCATGTCCCAGATAGCGGCGCGGTCGGGGGTCGCGCACGGCACGGTTTATCTTTATTACAATTCCAAGCTGGCTGTGGCAGACGCTCTGGTGGAGGATTATATCACCGGTATATCGGATATTTTACAGAAGTCGCTGTCAGGCTCACTGGGACCCCAGCAGATCAGGACGGTTGTGCATCAGGTGCTCGCGCATGCTTCACGGAATGCAGATGTGGTGCGTTTGCTGGACATCCGGGCCAACCTCGGCATGGAGAATACCAGACCTTATGCTGATAAGAAAGTGCAGAGAATACTGCGCTCCGCCATTGCGACCGGCATCAAGAGAGGCCGGATCAGGGAATACGATACACTGGCGGCTGCGGAACTAGTCGGCGGACTGATCGAGTGGATAACCCGCATCTGCTTCATGTGGTTGAAATGCCCTACGGCCCGTTTTGAGGAAACGGCAATCCAGATGCTGGAGCACGCACTGATTAAACGCTGA